One window from the genome of Saprospiraceae bacterium encodes:
- a CDS encoding histidine kinase, translated as MILTDGLSDLRVQDIVQDKYGYMWFATTYGLNRYDGYTIKQFIYDTTRQSIPSNGIYSMFKDSKGDLWIGTTNGIAKIDYTNGVFLRMDSISGHRMGFIRVITEDPDGNLYVGGSNGIYKFNASLNSWSSITSVFKRPKELSAVRGLYFKDKKTLYVTTEKRGFYELDLIHLNCKMIIYEDQEACYWDVLMYDIEPIGNEELLISFLSLGVKSYNMRTGAIRSIPGPFYDSKTVRWNTVPKIYRDKQDRIWIASTHFGLCEYLVAKDTIISYLNSAQMPYGLETGSVNCVFQDNQNNLWIGTGSQGVFKLNPSQNRVFFYNQNDFQSTKLQSSNVNSISEWNPQTLIIGQTKGFSLFDLNSKTFTNYPGDANNKGTNFLKGVYSVGFDRKNNLWFGTLGLGIMVWSKGDQFTHNYFRGEFGKINYPNVFISQSITLSDGKFLNLGIGKFSLLDPNHLTNKTNLNSTDTLYKYVDARYIHNLGNDSILILHGNNDFSIYDHTRNKITRKTNFLNKKFPGIRVSKMEQDTFGNLWFATTQGLLLMKPDSSFHLYKMEINTEDRFSLTGFQRVGSDMWVASSRRVGRLNLETGIIQYLTEADGFFRKQLNGNTLTRASNGNLYLGCTDGIYEINPEHFKDEPKQYDPRIISFTITNENPIPLCLEDSCTLYLKYNQNYFSFQLSAFDFCERKDLKYSYKLEGFDKNWIDMSNDRMGFYTNVDPGNYTLKFRVRNITKNWVEGKQKLSIHIQPPFWKTKLFAFLLFGLISGLIYWFFQFKLQTMQREERLRSEFEIKIHELENSALRTQMNPHFIFNCLNTINAFVQKNDRANAGLMISKFSKLIRMILNHSREKRISLKEELEALELYIQIESTRFESRFEYQINIAPDIYTDAIEFPSLIIQPLVENSILHVLLPLKEKGLLSISIKTEDNHLLCRIEDNGIGRDAAKKLRPQQSHQKSHGLEITLKRIEMYNLEHKFNGVVKISDLKDIDGNASGTLIEIPIAMSLAF; from the coding sequence TTGATTCTGACTGACGGGCTATCAGATCTAAGGGTACAGGATATTGTGCAGGATAAGTATGGGTACATGTGGTTTGCTACAACGTATGGCTTAAATCGGTATGATGGATATACCATAAAGCAATTTATTTATGATACCACCAGGCAAAGTATTCCATCAAACGGAATTTACAGTATGTTCAAAGACAGCAAAGGTGATTTATGGATTGGTACAACAAATGGGATTGCAAAAATTGACTATACCAACGGGGTATTCCTTCGCATGGATTCCATTTCGGGCCATAGAATGGGTTTTATTAGAGTAATCACTGAAGATCCAGACGGCAATTTATATGTTGGAGGCTCAAATGGCATTTATAAATTTAATGCTTCCTTAAATTCCTGGAGTTCGATTACTTCCGTTTTTAAGAGGCCAAAAGAACTGAGCGCAGTCAGAGGGCTGTATTTTAAAGACAAGAAAACCTTGTATGTTACTACCGAAAAGAGAGGGTTCTATGAGCTCGACCTGATTCATTTAAATTGTAAAATGATTATTTATGAAGATCAGGAAGCGTGTTACTGGGATGTATTGATGTATGATATAGAGCCTATTGGCAATGAGGAATTGTTGATCAGCTTTTTAAGTTTGGGAGTTAAATCTTACAATATGCGCACGGGTGCAATTCGAAGCATTCCCGGTCCATTTTATGATTCAAAAACGGTTCGCTGGAATACCGTTCCAAAAATTTACCGGGACAAACAAGATAGAATTTGGATAGCTTCAACTCATTTTGGACTATGTGAATACCTTGTAGCAAAAGATACAATTATTAGCTATTTAAACAGCGCACAAATGCCTTATGGTTTGGAAACCGGTTCAGTAAATTGTGTATTTCAAGACAATCAAAATAATTTATGGATAGGTACAGGTAGTCAAGGTGTTTTTAAGTTGAACCCTTCGCAAAATCGTGTTTTTTTTTATAATCAAAATGATTTTCAATCTACGAAACTTCAAAGTTCAAATGTAAATAGCATTAGTGAATGGAATCCACAAACACTAATTATTGGTCAAACAAAAGGATTTAGTTTATTTGATCTCAATTCGAAAACGTTTACAAATTATCCAGGTGATGCCAATAATAAAGGAACCAATTTTCTAAAAGGAGTCTATTCAGTTGGATTCGATCGTAAAAATAACTTGTGGTTTGGGACACTAGGTCTTGGTATCATGGTGTGGAGTAAAGGAGACCAATTTACGCATAATTATTTCCGTGGTGAATTTGGTAAAATTAATTACCCAAATGTTTTTATTTCTCAGTCTATTACCTTGTCTGATGGCAAATTTTTAAATCTTGGGATTGGAAAATTTAGTTTGTTAGATCCGAACCATTTGACCAATAAAACAAATTTGAATTCAACCGACACCCTTTATAAATATGTTGATGCAAGGTATATCCATAATTTGGGAAACGACAGTATATTGATACTACATGGTAATAATGATTTTAGTATTTATGACCATACCAGAAACAAAATAACTCGCAAAACAAATTTTCTAAACAAAAAGTTTCCAGGTATTCGCGTAAGTAAAATGGAACAAGATACATTTGGAAATTTATGGTTTGCAACTACTCAAGGATTGTTATTAATGAAACCGGATAGCAGTTTTCATCTTTACAAAATGGAAATCAATACAGAGGATCGTTTTTCATTAACCGGATTTCAGCGAGTTGGGAGCGACATGTGGGTAGCAAGTAGCCGGAGAGTAGGGAGGCTTAATTTAGAAACAGGAATAATTCAATATCTCACTGAGGCCGATGGCTTTTTTCGAAAGCAACTCAATGGCAATACATTGACACGAGCCTCCAATGGAAATTTGTATTTGGGTTGCACCGATGGTATTTATGAAATTAATCCTGAACATTTTAAGGATGAACCCAAGCAATACGATCCTAGAATAATATCCTTTACAATAACAAATGAAAATCCGATTCCACTTTGTCTTGAAGACAGTTGTACGCTATATTTAAAATACAACCAAAACTATTTTTCTTTTCAACTAAGTGCATTTGATTTTTGCGAACGTAAAGATCTGAAATATTCTTATAAATTGGAAGGTTTTGATAAAAACTGGATCGATATGAGCAATGATCGAATGGGTTTTTATACGAATGTAGATCCTGGTAATTATACCTTAAAGTTTAGGGTTCGGAATATTACTAAAAATTGGGTAGAGGGTAAACAAAAATTGTCTATACATATCCAACCGCCATTTTGGAAAACAAAGTTATTTGCATTTTTACTTTTTGGTTTAATTTCCGGACTTATCTATTGGTTTTTTCAATTTAAATTGCAGACGATGCAACGTGAGGAACGTCTTCGTTCGGAATTTGAAATTAAAATCCATGAACTTGAAAACAGTGCCTTGCGAACTCAAATGAACCCGCATTTTATATTTAATTGCCTCAATACAATTAATGCTTTTGTCCAAAAAAATGATCGGGCCAATGCCGGTTTAATGATCAGTAAATTTTCGAAACTCATTCGAATGATCTTGAATCATTCCAGAGAAAAACGAATTTCTCTTAAAGAAGAATTGGAGGCACTTGAACTTTACATTCAAATTGAAAGCACACGATTTGAATCAAGATTTGAATACCAAATTAATATTGCACCTGATATTTATACGGATGCTATTGAATTCCCATCATTGATTATTCAACCCTTGGTTGAAAATTCGATTCTGCATGTTTTACTTCCATTGAAGGAAAAAGGTTTGTTATCCATTTCTATAAAAACAGAAGACAATCATCTATTATGCAGGATTGAAGACAATGGAATTGGCAGAGATGCTGCAAAGAAACTTCGGCCACAACAGAGTCATCAAAAATCACACGGGTTAGAAATTACGCTAAAGCGTATTGAAATGTATAATCTAGAGCATAAATTTAATGGTGTCGTTAAGATTTCCGATCTCAAAGATATAGATGGGAACGCATCCGGGACTTTAATAGAAATACCCATTGCAATGAGTTTGGCTTTTTAG
- a CDS encoding beta-lactamase family protein, with product MKIQHLKNLKLLMGLSCLLVLTACQKDESSTVLSTDPVSLDDRDNGAIALYTLNVDKFATGIENAFNGKVSGLGYTIFHNNQVYYKGTGGLGWLRRPIDAPQRAHSANQRQGLASTSKYATAILVAKILERNGKTLDEKLYKYLPSNWNPDVNFKNLSFRQLLAHKAGLLKYGNKYAHMKKTVEGGINNIQVAFGTRVYDNINYFLPHYLVAYMIGKLENPNVLSQLKNAEKDTNALKEILAYNFRAYMRAYVFKPSGLTYWERVDFQPWDNYGPIPFTQGCKYYETANLNEKGSDPNQKYYESGPGGLYISAIEYAQMINATANGKIISKNLYSTMKKELLGFDWALSGKYGPYYAKNGSARSEEMLIDFGGTQVIVVSNCPYSNLAESPSLITNAFDAATN from the coding sequence ATGAAAATTCAACATTTAAAAAATCTAAAGTTACTGATGGGATTAAGCTGTTTGTTAGTTTTAACGGCTTGTCAAAAAGATGAATCTTCCACAGTACTTTCTACAGATCCGGTTTCTCTGGATGACCGGGACAATGGAGCCATAGCGCTTTACACCTTAAATGTAGACAAGTTTGCAACCGGCATTGAAAATGCATTCAATGGAAAAGTTTCAGGACTTGGTTATACCATATTTCATAACAATCAGGTTTATTACAAAGGAACAGGCGGTCTTGGTTGGTTGAGAAGACCCATCGATGCGCCTCAACGTGCACACAGTGCAAATCAAAGACAAGGACTTGCCAGTACATCAAAATATGCTACAGCAATCTTGGTTGCTAAAATACTGGAGCGAAATGGTAAAACATTGGATGAAAAACTATATAAGTATCTACCATCCAATTGGAATCCAGATGTAAATTTTAAAAATTTAAGTTTTCGTCAACTGTTAGCTCATAAAGCTGGCCTGCTAAAATATGGAAATAAGTATGCACATATGAAAAAAACAGTTGAGGGAGGTATTAATAACATTCAGGTAGCATTTGGTACACGGGTTTATGATAATATAAATTACTTTTTACCACATTACCTGGTTGCTTATATGATCGGTAAACTTGAAAATCCAAATGTATTGAGTCAATTAAAAAATGCGGAGAAAGATACCAATGCTTTAAAAGAAATACTCGCCTATAACTTTAGAGCATATATGAGAGCCTATGTTTTTAAACCCAGTGGATTAACGTATTGGGAGCGGGTAGATTTTCAACCCTGGGATAATTATGGTCCTATTCCATTTACACAAGGATGTAAATATTATGAAACAGCGAATCTGAATGAAAAAGGAAGCGATCCAAATCAGAAGTATTATGAATCCGGTCCTGGCGGTTTATATATAAGTGCAATTGAATATGCGCAAATGATTAATGCAACTGCCAACGGTAAAATAATTTCAAAAAATTTATATTCAACCATGAAAAAAGAATTATTGGGATTTGATTGGGCACTTTCAGGAAAATATGGACCCTATTATGCTAAAAATGGCAGCGCACGTTCGGAGGAAATGCTGATAGATTTTGGTGGAACCCAGGTTATCGTAGTGTCAAATTGTCCTTATAGTAATCTTGCTGAATCCCCATCGCTGATAACAAATGCATTTGATGCCGCCACAAATTAA